A DNA window from Loxodonta africana isolate mLoxAfr1 chromosome 7, mLoxAfr1.hap2, whole genome shotgun sequence contains the following coding sequences:
- the OVCH2 gene encoding ovochymase-2, with the protein MAISRNKLVLLLGIICLEQGKSATLSLPKAPTCGRSLVKPHHWNYLNIFSRIVGGSQVEKGSYPWQVSLKRRQKHICGGTIISPQWVITAAHCVANRNIASTLNVTAGEYDLSQREPGEQTLTIETIIIHPYFTTKKPMDYDIALVKMAGTFHFGQFVGPLCLPEPGERFEAGFICTAAGWGRLTEGGLLSQVLQEVNLPILTQEECTMALLTLKKPISGQTFLCTGFPDGGRDACQGDSGGSLMCQNKKGTWTLAGVTSWGLGCGRGWRNNVEKNDQGSPGIFTDLSKVLPWIHGHIRTGNKASTEGQEAAILLRPKRGSASVLSVAHKDGDIY; encoded by the exons ATGGCTATAAGCAGGAACAAGCTGGTTTTACTACTAGGAATAATTTGTTTGGAGCAAGGAAAATCTgcaactctctctctccccaaag CTCCCACCTGTGGGCGGAGTCTGGTTAAGCCACACCATTGGaattatttgaatattttcaGTCGAATTGTTGGGGGAAGCCAAGTGGAAAAGGGTTCCTATCCTTGGCAG GTATCTCTGAAACGAAGGCAGAAGCATATCTGTGGCGGAACCATCATCTCTCCACAGTGGGTGATCACAGCTGCTCATTGCGTAGCAAACAG AAACATTGCATCAACTTTGAATGTTACTGCTGGAGAATATGACTTGAGCCAGAGAGAACCTGGAGAGCAAACCCTCACCATTGAAACCATCATCATACATCCATATTTCACCACCAAGAAACCAATGGACTATGATATTGCCCTTGTGAAGATGGCTGGAACCTTCCATTTTG GCCAGTTTGTGGGGCCCTTGTGTCTTCCAGAGCCAGGGGAGCGATTTGAGGCTGGATTTATTTGTACAGCTGCAGGCTGGGGCCGCTTGACGGAAG GTGGCCTCCTCTCACAAGTCCTGCAGGAAGTGAACTTGCCCATTTTGACCCAGGAGGAGTGTACAATGGCTCTGCTAACCCTAAAGAAACCTATCAGTGGGCAGACCTTTCTCTGCACAGGCTTCCCAGATGGAGGAAGAGATGCATGTCAG GGAGATTCAGGAGGTTCCCTCATGTGCCAGAACAAGAAAGGAACCTGGACTCTGGCTGGTGTGACTTCCTGGGGCTTGGGCTGTGGTCGAGGCTGGAGAAACAATGTGGAGAAAAATGATCAAGGGTCTCCTGGGATCTTCACAGACCTTAGTAAAGTGCTTCCCTGGATCCATGGACACATCAGAACTGGTAATAAAGCCAGCACAGAAGGTCAAGAAGCTGCCATTCTGTTAAGGCCAAAAAGAGGCTCTGCTTCTGTTCTCAGTGTAGCACACAAGGATGGTGATATTTACTAA